The genomic stretch TTTATAGCTGAACTAGAATCTGCACTCTTCAGATGCTTACCAAATAAAGATTTCTGACCAATCTGTGCACAAGGAAATTAGTTTGCCCCCCTAGCCTTCATATCTCtgactctgtccctctctgtctcaatctCTTTCTGGGACTGCACATGTCAGATCTGATATTTTTGGTTTGGACACCTCACCTTAAGAAAACAGGACAcaaaaatctgtaattatttaataatttgttaTCTAGTAAGGAGATCaatctaataaatatttagttgtttttcctagtttttttggTGTAGAGaaatccaattttatttattttaaatccagaATGCTTCTTAAACTCTTACTGAAGTTAATACATTTGTATGATCAATCATTGCATCTGTGATTAACAACAGTTTAACTTTTCCTTTCTGAGGAATCCTtataacttctatttctttgatttttcttactCCTCTGATTAGTACCCACAGGACTATGTGAATGAAGTGATGACAAGGTTGCTTCCTCGCTTCACATCCTAAAATGAATGCACTAATGATGTGTGCTGAGTTTGAGCTTTTTTCCAGAAACCCTTTCTAAAATCCTGTCTAGTTTCCTTCTAtagctaaaatgaataaacaaaatataatcagAAGGGATGTTGAAATgtattgaatgttttttttcctgcatcttaCAAGAAGCAAACATTTGCTTTATTAGTTTCTGctgttatctttattttccttccatgtACTTCAggcttattttttctaatttttttttaacttcctgagttaattaattttattctctcttctttctaacTTGAGCATGTTAGCTGTCCCTTTTCTCCTAAGCACCCCTTTAGTTGTGTTCTACATTTCAAGAagtaatagttttgttttcttttttcccaaaaatgctatttcttttcatttctattgtgATTGTttcaatgttaaattttttaggagtcttttaaaagtattttcttttttttaagtttatttattttgagagagagacaaaacagaaagagagagagatcaggggaggggcagagagggagggagacagagaatcccaagcaggccccatgctgtcagcacagagcctaatgtgggggtcaaacccacgaaccctaagatcgtgtcctgagctgaagtcggatgcttaactgagccacccaagcaccccaaaattACTTTCTAGTTACTTTTTTGCTGTTGATGTCTAGCATAATTATATTCTGTTCAGATAATGTGGTTGATGGTGATTCCttgggcatttatttattttatttttttattttttaaatgtttatttatttttgagagagaaacagagcgtgagtgggggaggggcagagagcgagggagacgcagaatccgaagcaggcttcaggctctgagctgtcagcacagaatctgatatggggcttgaactcatgaaccatgacatcatgacctgagctgatgtcagaaactcaactgactgagccatgcaggcgccccctCCTGGGCATTTGAGACTTTGTCTATGGCACAGTATGTGTTCAGTTTTCTGAAGTGTTTCAAATGTTCCCCAAATGAATGTGTTCCCCAGTCACTGGATAAGatattttttatgtgtctgcttGATCAGGCTTATTGTGTTACTcaaatctttatttctaattttttagcaTTACTATAATAAGTTTGtctatttcttaaagttttgGTGTCTTGCTTATATAATTAGAATTTAGGTTATTAGactatattaattttagaatcGTTACATCATAGAGGTGATTTTAAACTTCTGTCACTATGTAGGCACACTCTTTACTACAGATTAAATGAAAGCATTAAAGTCCAAAGTGCATGATTTTAATATAGGTGCCTAACTTACTTTTTGTTGGTATTTGCCTGATGTATCTTTTTACGTCTTTACACTTTCATCCTTTCTGTGTCCttaaattttaagtgtttcttcCGAGTTGTGTATAGTTTGATTTTGTTGTATTATCCAGACTGAAATCCTTTGTCTTTTAACTGGAGAATTGAGTCTGTTTATTGTGACTTTTGGTATATTTGGATTATATCAACCATCTTAATTTGTGCTTTCTAAATGTCCTAATGTcctaagtttcttttttcctcctctcttacTGCCTTCTGTTTAATTAATTGAGTTTTATATTGTCATTCCATTTTCTCtatatgtttgaaattatatgtagtatttccttctttagttttctttttttttaattttttttaacatttatttatttttgagacagagagagacagagcatgaacgggggagggtcagagaaagagggagacacagaatctgaaacaggctccaggctctgagctgtcagcacagagcccgacacggggctcgaactcatggaccgcgagatcatgacctgagccgaagtcagccgcttaaccgactgagccacccaggcacccctccttcttTAGTTTTCTAGATAGTTTAAAACACATGCTTTAACAACATCTCATGTTAATCTACATCTTCAATATCTTCCTGAACAATGTAAGAATATTCGAATGGCTTTTAAAactctcacctcctccctctgatttatatattctttttgccCTATATTTACTTCCAGCTTAGGTTTttaacaccacaagtctctctacTTCACTGTTTTCCTCTGTCAccttctccagcttctgcttctttgccagattccttccttcctccagtcCTCTACCTTTTCCCTCTATTCTTGCCCAGGAGATGAAAGTGATCTATTCAACTAATATGCAAATGTGTCATACCctgactcccaaatttatattttctaccaGGCTACAGTTTTTAACACTAGATCTCTATATCCTACAATCTACTTGATACCTTTATACTGTTTCATAGGCATTTCAAACTTTTCACTAGTTGAATTTTGGAGGACTTTCATCAATCTTCCCCTAATACCTAAGATCTattcttcttttacatttattgtctTAAATATGTTACATTTCTTCTACCAGCTTACTCATCTTGGAAACCTGGGTTCATTTTTTGACAGACTGGGCCTTCCCTTTGCCATCACTACATCCAAATGAACCACAAAGTTTAGTCAGTTTTACATTCAAGGAGATCTtaatctgttactttttttttttaatctgcactGTTAAATACTCTAGTCCAAGCTATAACACATCTTATGTAGACTACAACAATAACCATCCAAGATATAAATTCCACTTGTGAAGTAGTCCCTGTTACTTAGAACCATGCCATTGCAAACCGATGCACCACTGACATGTTAATTGGTTTCCCTACTTCCAATTATGTCTACCCCTAATCCATTCTCCATATTATAAGTATTACAGTTTTTGAAAATGATAGATCTAATTGTGTTATCCATTACCTAAAAGCCTTCAGTGCCTCCTGCTTATTCTTATAGTGAAAGCCAAATTCTTTAATGTATCCTACAAGTCCCTGCATGATCTCATGCCTGCCTACCTCTCCAACCTTGTCACTCCCCATTTATTTACCTCACTGCAATCATACCAGCCCTCTCAGACCATGGGACCTAAGGGCATAAGCTCTTTCCTAATTCAGGACCACCACAAATACTCTTTCTGCTCAATATTTGgaggcttttcttcttctttctttaccccatctcaaatacacacacacacacacacacacacacacacacacacacacacacaaacatatttcATGCTTGTTTTATACATCCTTCAGACCTCAACCTAAATATATTACTTTCTTATGGAATATTGTTTTTATGGAGTCCTTTTCTCACCAGTTCAAAGTCAAAATTATACCCTCTCAAAGTGCCTTGTACTTTTCTTTCCTATCACAAATGCAGTAATAGGGCATATCAATAAAGTACATTGTTTAGCACATGGACACTTATATATGTTGCATTAAAGAATGATTACCTGCTAGACCAGATTGGGGAAGGGGAGCGGTGTCTTTCATTTAGTGgtatctttcatttcatttcttgaaaAGTCCAGAgactttcatttatcttttttttatacaTAAGAAAGCACATAGTAAGTGGTCACTGAgtgaagaagcaaaagaaaggaaaggaaagaaagagaaaggaaaaaggaaacaggaaatgaaaaaggagaggaaaggaaatagaaaggggacaggaaaggaaatgaggaaagctAAAGCTAAATCTAGGATAATAGTCCTTAATCAGAAAAGTTATATCAGCCTccctctcacttaaaaaaaaaaaacaaaaaaacaaaaaacttgggtAATGACTATGAAATAAATGTTACCAtgcaataaaatatgaaacttcTTTCTATGATAGTGTtttggtgattttatttacttatctatttaagAAAATGAGGAATGTTCAGACATGCCCCCTTGAGCATACACTTAATCAAAACCTAACTTTTTAAGGTTTTATAAAGTGAAGgtacatttttatgtttccttgCTTAAATTTATGGATAGGTACTTAGAATCCCCACCCAGTGGCTTGCCTTTCTGTACCATTATATggaatgcatataaaaatattttataaactataaatatttgAGTATATTTACTTATTGATTAGGTATAATTAGTTATTGCTTACTTATCTCCAAACTTATAGAAAAATATGTCGTAACTGCAAGTGTGGCCAAGAAGAGCATGACGTCCTCTTGAGCAATGAAGAGGATCGAAAAGTGGGAAAACTTTTTGAAGACACCAAATATACCACCCTGATTGCCAAGCTAAAAACAGATGGAATTCCCATGTATAAACGCAATGTTATGATACTGACCAATCCAGTTGCTGCCAAGAAGAACGTCTCCATCAATACAGTTACCTACGAGTGGGCTCCTCCTGTCCAGAATCAGGCATTGGTAAATAATAAGGGGAAGGGCCATCTCTTTGTTAAAGTTCTGAGGCTACTTATTTAGGGCAGTCCTTTAGTGAGCTAATCAACCccaagtccattatttttctgggGTTCTTGTTACTTTGACTTCCAACTGCTATTggttttttaaaactaagattAGATACTTCATAGAATTTCTTGACTACTTAGATATGTTAATCTTTTTGAGCGAATGGTCTGACATTCTTAATAATTAGATGAAAACAGATGTTTTGTATAAATCTAGTAACTTCTAGCTTACTCTTGAGATTTCTCTTAAGATAGtgaagaatatgtaaagaatagaattttctgtcattttttttagaatgaaACAATGTTAAACAGTATATTTTACTATGTAAGGCCAAAAAAGGGCAATTTTGTGTCAAACTCCCTTTACTGTTAATAACAACTAAATATGACATTTGGAAGTCTTTTAAGAAGATTAGTTAAAATCATTCAAGTGAACCTTgtgataatattttttataatggtGAAAACACTGTTGATCTATACAGGCCATTCTAAACATCTAAACGTGCCTTCTAAAAATTGATGTTCTCTTGcaaatatacatttgtatatttagCTCAAGTAGACATTAGTAAGCAAAATCTTTTATAAGCTGAAAAAAAGCTTTCATATCatggagaaaaatgtgtttatttttactgAACTAAATCTATTTGCTGTACCTTTTTTGAATGTGTTTTCATCTCAACATATTTATATTACGAAGACTGTTACAAATGGAtaaaacacttttctttcttaaataactCACTTCTGATGTGTATTATAAAATATTGCTTGTCTAATGGCCAGACCATCTCCCAGTTAACACTGGTCTTGTTGTGGCTCAGGCCAGGCAATACATGCAGATGCTGCCAAAGGAGAAGCAGCCCGTGGCAGGCTCAGAGGGGGCACAGTACCGAAAGAAGCAGCTGGCAAAGCAGCTCCCTGCACACGATCAAGACCCTTCAAAGTGCCATGAGTTGTCTCCCAAAGAGGTGAAGGAGATGGAACAGTTTGTGAAGAAATATAAGAGTGAGGCTCTGGGAGTAGGAGATGTCAAACTTCCCCGTGAGATGGACACGCAAGGCCCCAACAGAATGCTCCTCCCTGGAGGGGACAGAAGCACCACGGCAGCAGTGGGGGCCATGGAGGGCAAATCGGCCGAACACAAAAGAACTCAGTATGTAAGTAGAGAGGTCACACCATTGGCTCAATTGGTGTATTTACTggttatttccctttctttgaacatttttttgaGGAGCCATTCCTCTGTTTTCCAAAAGGGTAGgtgaaggaaataaattaaaattcagtttagGTTTATTTTAGCAAATCATCATGTTGGAAACCTCTGTCTAAAGCGAGGTTTTCTGATTATCTGTTGCCAAGGATAATTGGGAGTTGTATGTGTACATGGTAGTTAGCATTGGTGTCATGCTGGAATATGACATACTAATATAGAATCTATTTCTAAACATAATTTTGGTGTTAATTGTTTATCTCTTCCCACAAACAAGAATAATATATGCTTTGGTTAACTCAGTTTTGTTTGTGAGAACATgcctaaaattcaaatttaaatttatgtgagtatacagttgaccctgaaaagtgggtttgaactgtgcatgTCCACTtatcacagattttttaaattaatacaatatagtactataaatgtattttctcttccataggattttcttaataatttcttttttcgagtttagtttattgtaagaatacattacataatacatataacatacaaaatatgtgttaatggaccatttatgttattggtaaggcttccagtcaacagtagactattagtagttaagttttgaggaAGTCAAAATTTATATGTGGAAAAGAAAGttattcatggatttttttaCTGCATTGGGGAGTCagcacccctcacccctgtgttgtccaagggtcaactatatagtcaatcatatttttaaaaaatctcttagagaaattgaagtcttttttttatgCCTTGAAAGTAGAAGAGAATTATGATACAGATGAACAAAGAGTAAGAGCCAAACTTACTGTAATATATTTCCCATAGATCCAACCAATAAGGCTTAGCAAGAAAAGGTAATAATAAGCTCTAAGGTAATCATTTTGAGAGAACCCCTTAAAAATTGTGGTGAAAATTACTGTTAGCCCTTTTCTGTAAGTGACTTTAATTAAGGAAACAGTGCTCTGTTACCAGCAGGGCACAAAAATTAGGTTTGAAGAGACTGGAGGAAGCCAAGGGAGCCCACTTCCTGGAAGTAAGAACACCTGGTTGTCTCCATGGACAAATTACTAATGTTAGTAGAAATCATCTCTCTTGTAAATTTTTTCTCCGAATTCCTGGTAAACTGATGATGAGAAATGCCCAGGTTACGATGACCAGATTGTTTTGGATGGCTTCCCTTTCAGTCCTGCTACTGCTGCAAACTGAGTATGAAGGAGGGTGACCCAGCCATCTACGCTGAAAGAGCCGGCTATGATAAACTATGGCACCCGGCTTGTTTCGTCTGCAGTGCCTGCCAGGAACTCCTGGTCGACATGATTTATTTCTGGAAGAATGGGAAGCTATACTGTGGCAGACATTACTGTGACAGTGAGAAACCACGATGTGCTGGCTGTGATGAGGTATGTTCTCTGCGGCCACCGCAGGCAGGCTACTTCTTGTACCTCCATAGAGTCCCCTTACCATCTAACAAGGCCATCCTTAGCAGAAAGGTGACATGAATTAACCAAGCATCAGTTGCTTTATTTACATGCAGAGGAgatgagtggaaaagaaaatcttttaacttCAGTCATTCTGAGTGACCGTGTTAATTGTGTTGACTAATGAAAGACCGtctagaaacaaaaaagattgaTTTGTGCTAAACTAAATAATAAGCCGAGTGTAAGCTTTAGGTTATTTTTAGACTTTGAGCCCAGGAAAGTAGGTTGATATTATCTGTGGATCTAAAACCTTTATTGATCTAAAGAACCTGGCGTTGTCGTTTGtaccaaaaaggaaaatatatgattCATCTTATTTTTGCCCTCTTTTCAGTTAATATTCAGCAATGAGTACACCCAGGCAGAAAACCAAAATTGGCATTTGAAACACTTCTGCTGCTTTGACTGTGACAACATCCTAGCTGGGGAAATATACGTGATGGTCAATGACAAGCCCGTGTGTAAGCCCTGCTATGTGAAGAATCATGCTGTGGTAAGGAGCATTCTAGGCATATGGTCGCCTTGACCTGCTTTAGGACTTTACATTGTGCCTTTATTTGACCCTCTCACAAATGAGAAACAGACGGTAATACCCTTAAATAGGAAACATGTAATCCCTACCACAGGGTGTTAAATTTCAGGTAATTCAAAAACAATGCATACATTCACTGTGAGCTACCTCAAGATTTCTATCTGTACAGTATATTCTGTAGATTATAAGCACTACTTAGTAATCAAATCCCCACTAAAAAATAGTTCTTTAATGGGAATGAGATTGATTGATTCTCATCATATAGATCAGAGTcatttacattaatatttttagggGCTGTTCATATTCCTTAGCTGTATTTGAGTGTTTATGATTTCTGTTCATGTTCCTAAAGCCCCCCACTAaggcttcattttttatttttaacctggaGATTGTACAATGCCTAGTTCTTAAACCGTCATTGCAAATTGATTTAGTATAACAAAATTTGACCTGTATGTTTAGATTTATTTGCATCAGCCaaacattcaaatatttaatgataaatatacttaaaatataaatatatttataaaatataatataaaaatacataaaaaataaatatatattttttcttagctCTACCTTGCTTACACAGAGCTGCTATTGCATGATGGCCAAGAGATAAGTAATTTA from Prionailurus viverrinus isolate Anna chromosome A2, UM_Priviv_1.0, whole genome shotgun sequence encodes the following:
- the TES gene encoding testin isoform X1; its protein translation is MDLEAKVKKMGLGHEQGFGAPCLKCKEKCEGFELHFWRKICRNCKCGQEEHDVLLSNEEDRKVGKLFEDTKYTTLIAKLKTDGIPMYKRNVMILTNPVAAKKNVSINTVTYEWAPPVQNQALARQYMQMLPKEKQPVAGSEGAQYRKKQLAKQLPAHDQDPSKCHELSPKEVKEMEQFVKKYKSEALGVGDVKLPREMDTQGPNRMLLPGGDRSTTAAVGAMEGKSAEHKRTQYSCYCCKLSMKEGDPAIYAERAGYDKLWHPACFVCSACQELLVDMIYFWKNGKLYCGRHYCDSEKPRCAGCDELIFSNEYTQAENQNWHLKHFCCFDCDNILAGEIYVMVNDKPVCKPCYVKNHAVVCQGCHNAIDPEVQRVTYNNFSWHASTECFLCSCCSKCLIGQKFMPVEGMVFCSVECKKMMS
- the TES gene encoding testin isoform X2, producing MGLGHEQGFGAPCLKCKEKCEGFELHFWRKICRNCKCGQEEHDVLLSNEEDRKVGKLFEDTKYTTLIAKLKTDGIPMYKRNVMILTNPVAAKKNVSINTVTYEWAPPVQNQALARQYMQMLPKEKQPVAGSEGAQYRKKQLAKQLPAHDQDPSKCHELSPKEVKEMEQFVKKYKSEALGVGDVKLPREMDTQGPNRMLLPGGDRSTTAAVGAMEGKSAEHKRTQYSCYCCKLSMKEGDPAIYAERAGYDKLWHPACFVCSACQELLVDMIYFWKNGKLYCGRHYCDSEKPRCAGCDELIFSNEYTQAENQNWHLKHFCCFDCDNILAGEIYVMVNDKPVCKPCYVKNHAVVCQGCHNAIDPEVQRVTYNNFSWHASTECFLCSCCSKCLIGQKFMPVEGMVFCSVECKKMMS